A single Mustela lutreola isolate mMusLut2 chromosome X, mMusLut2.pri, whole genome shotgun sequence DNA region contains:
- the NXT2 gene encoding NTF2-related export protein 2 isoform X1: MRRFRRDWSHGGDSGRYQRRREYFDEEPETSYSCSRERRTREEVVTPPLPEQAASGSLMATSVDFKTHVDQACRAAEEFVNIYYETMDKRRRALTRLYLDKATLIWNGNVVTGLEALTNFFEMLPSSEFQVNMLDCQPVHEQATQAQTTVLVVTSGTVKFDGNKQHYFNQNFLLTAQSTPTNTVWKIASDCFRFQDWASS, encoded by the exons ATGAGAAGATTCAGGAGAGACTGGTCTCATGGCGGAGACTCAGGAAGATACCAACGAAGAAGGGAATATTTTGATGAGGAGCCAGAAACCAGTTATTCGTG CAGCCGAGAGCGCCGGACACGTGAAGAGGTAGTGACGCCGCCACTGCCAGAACAGGCTGCTTCGGGCTCGCTCATGGCCACGTCCGTG GATTTTAAGACTCATGTAGATCAGGCATGTAGAGCTGCTGAGGAATTTGTCAATATTTACTATGAGACAATGGACAAAAGAAGACGG gcACTGACCAGGCTGTATCTGGACAAGGCCACTTTAATATGGAATGGAAATGTTGTTACAGGGCTGGAAGCCCTAACTAATTTTTTTGAGATGTTGCCTTCTAGTGAGTTCCAGGTCAATATGTTAGATTGCCAACCAGTGCATG AGCAAGCTACTCAGGCCCAGACCACAGTTCTTGTTGTGACCAGTGGAACTGTGAAGTTTGATGGAAACAAACAACACTACTTCAACCAGAACTTCCTGCTGACTGCCCAGTCGACTCCTACCAACACCGTGTGGAAGATTGCAAGTGACTGCTTCCGTTTCCAAGACTGGGCTAGTAGTTAA
- the NXT2 gene encoding NTF2-related export protein 2 isoform X2, translating into MATSVDFKTHVDQACRAAEEFVNIYYETMDKRRRALTRLYLDKATLIWNGNVVTGLEALTNFFEMLPSSEFQVNMLDCQPVHEQATQAQTTVLVVTSGTVKFDGNKQHYFNQNFLLTAQSTPTNTVWKIASDCFRFQDWASS; encoded by the exons ATGGCCACGTCCGTG GATTTTAAGACTCATGTAGATCAGGCATGTAGAGCTGCTGAGGAATTTGTCAATATTTACTATGAGACAATGGACAAAAGAAGACGG gcACTGACCAGGCTGTATCTGGACAAGGCCACTTTAATATGGAATGGAAATGTTGTTACAGGGCTGGAAGCCCTAACTAATTTTTTTGAGATGTTGCCTTCTAGTGAGTTCCAGGTCAATATGTTAGATTGCCAACCAGTGCATG AGCAAGCTACTCAGGCCCAGACCACAGTTCTTGTTGTGACCAGTGGAACTGTGAAGTTTGATGGAAACAAACAACACTACTTCAACCAGAACTTCCTGCTGACTGCCCAGTCGACTCCTACCAACACCGTGTGGAAGATTGCAAGTGACTGCTTCCGTTTCCAAGACTGGGCTAGTAGTTAA